In Lachnospiraceae bacterium, one DNA window encodes the following:
- the moaA gene encoding GTP 3',8-cyclase MoaA: MKDRMGREIDYMRFSITDRCNLRCKYCMPDGIDCMPRWDVLALEEFEAIAIAAASLGIKKIKVTGGEPLARKSCPQLVKMLKNIPGIEKVTLTTNGVQLAQYLDQLLDAGLDAVNISLDTVDPVLYEKITGRDKLSEVMKVIEKAEDLPVPVKINAVSIDFRQLQTGGKTAGLSPQENWQQVAELAKRYPVDVRFIEMMPIGYGRQFKTIDHNWLLENMKKTYPDLAEDSTVHGFGPAVYYKASGFKGSIGLISAIHGKFCSSCNRVRLTSQGHVKSCLCYDDGTDLRSILREGQERPEEDTHYIWQAGRDVRDEKLQEKLREALARAIYEKPAAHCFEKPGEITEAHNMISIGG; this comes from the coding sequence ATGAAGGACAGAATGGGAAGAGAGATCGACTACATGCGGTTTTCCATTACAGACCGATGTAACCTGCGATGTAAATATTGCATGCCGGATGGAATTGACTGTATGCCGCGCTGGGATGTTTTAGCTTTGGAAGAATTTGAAGCCATTGCCATTGCAGCGGCTTCCCTGGGAATTAAAAAGATCAAAGTAACCGGTGGGGAACCATTGGCAAGAAAAAGCTGCCCCCAGCTGGTAAAGATGCTTAAAAATATACCTGGCATCGAAAAGGTAACGCTGACTACCAACGGAGTCCAGTTAGCGCAGTATCTGGACCAGCTGTTAGATGCAGGACTGGATGCAGTTAATATCAGTCTGGATACAGTAGACCCGGTACTTTATGAGAAGATAACGGGCCGGGACAAACTGTCTGAGGTAATGAAAGTCATTGAAAAAGCAGAAGATCTGCCAGTCCCAGTTAAGATCAATGCAGTTTCCATTGATTTCAGACAGCTGCAGACAGGCGGAAAAACTGCAGGGCTTTCACCTCAGGAAAACTGGCAGCAGGTAGCAGAGCTTGCAAAGCGCTATCCTGTGGATGTGCGTTTTATAGAAATGATGCCCATTGGCTATGGCAGGCAGTTTAAGACCATTGATCATAACTGGCTTCTTGAAAATATGAAAAAGACATATCCGGATCTGGCAGAAGATAGCACAGTCCATGGCTTTGGGCCGGCTGTATATTATAAGGCTTCTGGATTTAAGGGAAGCATTGGCCTGATCAGCGCTATTCATGGGAAATTCTGTTCTTCCTGCAACAGAGTCCGTTTAACATCCCAGGGACATGTAAAATCCTGTCTCTGTTATGATGACGGAACAGACCTAAGAAGTATTTTAAGAGAAGGACAGGAAAGACCAGAAGAAGATACACATTATATCTGGCAGGCGGGCAGAGATGTAAGGGATGAAAAGCTTCAGGAGAAGCTGCGGGAAGCACTTGCAAGGGCAATTTATGAAAAACCTGCAGCCCACTGCTTTGAAAAGCCGGGTGAGATCACGGAAGCTCATAATATGATTTCAATTGGAGGATAA
- the moaC gene encoding cyclic pyranopterin monophosphate synthase MoaC translates to MEFTHFDENGNALMVDVSEKAETKREATARGSIYMSPQCLKKVEEGTMAKGDVLGVARVAGIMGAKKTSELIPLCHLLNLTKLTVDFTIKEETNEIEAVCTARTTGKTGVEMEALTGVNIALLTIYDMCKAVDKSMEMGNIYLEHKSGGKSGEFVNPRKQGC, encoded by the coding sequence ATGGAATTTACACATTTTGATGAAAATGGCAATGCCCTTATGGTAGATGTAAGCGAAAAAGCAGAGACAAAGCGGGAAGCTACTGCCAGGGGAAGTATTTATATGAGTCCCCAGTGTCTGAAAAAAGTGGAAGAAGGGACTATGGCAAAAGGAGATGTGTTAGGAGTTGCCAGAGTAGCCGGTATCATGGGTGCGAAAAAAACTTCGGAACTGATCCCGCTGTGCCACTTATTAAATCTTACCAAGCTGACTGTGGATTTTACCATAAAGGAAGAGACAAATGAGATAGAAGCAGTCTGTACAGCACGTACCACAGGAAAGACCGGTGTAGAGATGGAAGCACTGACTGGTGTAAATATTGCCCTTCTTACTATTTATGATATGTGTAAGGCAGTGGATAAGTCCATGGAAATGGGGAATATTTACCTGGAGCATAAATCCGGCGGAAAAAGCGGTGAGTTTGTCAACCCGAGAAAGCAGGGATGCTGA
- a CDS encoding molybdopterin-binding protein: MKLIKTVDAEGAVLCHDITQIIKGVTKDAVFRKGHVVTKEDIPVLLSVGKDQLYVWEKEEGMLHENDGAEILCAMCKGEHMERSQAKEGKIELTAACDGLLKVDNKGLKAVNGFGQMMIATRHGNFVVKKGDKLAGTRIIPLVIEEEKMTKAKEAAMAATGNKPILNLLPFKHKKVGIVTTGNEVFYGRIKDTFTPVIEGKLAEFDTEIIDHVTWNDDDTKVTTSILDMIHKGADIVVCTGGMSVDPDDKTPLAIKNTGADIVSYGAPVLPGAMFMLAYYQVTEGDDPRTVAIMGLPGCVMYAKRTIFDLVLPRVMADDKVTAEELAALGLGGLCLNCPVCTFPNCGFGKGV; the protein is encoded by the coding sequence ATGAAATTGATCAAAACAGTAGATGCAGAGGGAGCAGTTCTCTGCCATGATATTACCCAGATCATCAAGGGCGTGACCAAGGATGCGGTTTTCCGTAAAGGCCACGTTGTTACAAAAGAAGATATCCCGGTACTTTTAAGTGTGGGAAAGGATCAGCTTTATGTATGGGAAAAGGAAGAGGGGATGCTGCATGAAAATGATGGTGCAGAGATCCTCTGTGCCATGTGCAAAGGGGAACACATGGAGCGCTCCCAGGCAAAAGAAGGAAAAATTGAGCTGACAGCAGCCTGTGACGGTCTGTTAAAAGTAGATAATAAGGGGTTGAAGGCAGTTAATGGCTTCGGTCAGATGATGATCGCTACCCGCCATGGAAATTTTGTCGTTAAAAAAGGTGATAAATTAGCGGGAACCCGTATTATCCCACTTGTCATTGAAGAAGAAAAGATGACAAAAGCAAAAGAAGCAGCTATGGCGGCAACAGGAAACAAGCCGATCTTAAACCTACTTCCATTTAAACATAAAAAAGTAGGTATCGTTACCACCGGAAATGAAGTTTTCTACGGAAGGATCAAAGATACCTTTACACCTGTTATTGAAGGAAAATTGGCAGAATTTGATACAGAGATCATCGATCATGTGACCTGGAACGATGATGATACAAAGGTAACAACGTCTATCCTTGATATGATCCATAAAGGAGCCGATATTGTAGTCTGTACCGGAGGAATGAGCGTGGATCCGGATGATAAAACACCTCTTGCTATTAAAAATACAGGAGCAGATATTGTATCTTACGGCGCACCGGTCCTTCCGGGAGCTATGTTCATGTTAGCTTATTATCAGGTAACAGAAGGAGATGATCCAAGAACGGTAGCGATCATGGGACTTCCGGGCTGTGTTATGTATGCAAAGAGAACCATTTTTGATCTGGTCCTTCCAAGAGTTATGGCAGATGATAAGGTAACAGCAGAAGAACTGGCTGCTTTGGGACTTGGCGGTCTGTGCCTGAATTGTCCGGTCTGTACCTTCCCTAACTGCGGCTTTGGAAAAGGAGTGTAA
- a CDS encoding YerC/YecD family TrpR-related protein, whose product MNKKIKTEAVDHLFDAILTLKDPEECYKFFEDVCTINELLSLSQRYEVAKMLREGKTYLEIAEKTGASTATISRVNRSLNYGSDGYDMVFERLLGGEEK is encoded by the coding sequence ATGAATAAAAAGATCAAAACAGAAGCCGTAGATCATTTATTTGACGCGATCCTCACGCTGAAAGATCCGGAGGAGTGCTATAAGTTCTTTGAGGATGTATGCACCATCAATGAGCTGTTGTCGCTTTCACAGCGATATGAAGTAGCAAAGATGCTCAGGGAAGGAAAGACTTATCTGGAGATCGCAGAAAAGACAGGAGCTTCTACAGCTACCATCAGCCGTGTAAACCGTTCTCTCAATTATGGAAGTGACGGATATGATATGGTATTTGAACGGCTTCTTGGGGGAGAAGAAAAGTAA
- the fumC gene encoding class II fumarate hydratase, protein MEYRIEHDSMGEVQVPADRYWGAQTQRSFQNFPIGTEKIPMEVILAFAILKKAAAIANNRLGKLDEKRLALISQACDEILAGKLDDNFPLSVWQTGSGTQSNMNVNEVIAGRGNAIAGEKILHPNDHSNMSQSSNDTFPTAMHIAAVMEIEDKLFPAIDRLTDTFTRLMAENEGIVKTGRTHLQDATPISFSQEISGWREMLIKSKAMLSLSLKGLYELALGGTAVGTGLNAPEGFDTEVAKAVAELTGKDFVTAPNKFHSLTSKDELVFAHGALKGLAADMMKMANDIRWLSSGPRCGLGEIFIPENEPGSSIMPGKVNPTQCESVTMVAVQVIANDTAVGMAASQGNFELNVFMPVCIYNFLQSVRLLTDSLNSFNDRCVSGIRANREKMDENLHRSLMLVTCLNPYIGYENAAKTAKKAYKENISLKEACVELGFLTADKFDEIFHPEQMV, encoded by the coding sequence ATGGAATACCGTATTGAACATGACTCCATGGGCGAAGTCCAGGTTCCGGCTGACCGTTACTGGGGCGCACAGACCCAGAGAAGCTTCCAGAACTTCCCTATTGGAACAGAAAAGATCCCCATGGAAGTGATCCTCGCTTTTGCCATTTTAAAAAAGGCAGCAGCCATTGCAAACAATCGTCTTGGTAAACTGGATGAGAAGCGCCTTGCCCTCATTTCCCAGGCCTGCGACGAAATACTGGCAGGTAAACTGGATGATAACTTCCCTCTGTCCGTATGGCAGACCGGAAGCGGCACCCAGTCCAATATGAATGTAAACGAAGTGATCGCAGGACGTGGAAATGCCATTGCAGGCGAAAAGATCCTCCATCCAAATGATCATTCCAACATGTCCCAAAGCTCCAACGATACTTTTCCAACTGCCATGCACATTGCTGCAGTTATGGAGATCGAAGACAAACTGTTCCCTGCTATTGACCGCCTGACTGATACATTTACCAGACTGATGGCTGAAAATGAAGGAATCGTAAAAACAGGACGTACCCATCTTCAGGATGCTACCCCTATTTCCTTCTCCCAGGAGATCAGCGGCTGGCGGGAAATGCTCATTAAATCCAAGGCAATGCTTTCTTTAAGCTTAAAAGGTCTTTACGAGCTGGCTCTTGGCGGCACTGCTGTAGGTACCGGTTTAAATGCCCCCGAAGGCTTTGATACCGAGGTTGCAAAAGCAGTCGCAGAGCTGACTGGAAAAGATTTTGTTACAGCCCCCAATAAATTCCACTCTCTCACCAGTAAGGATGAGCTTGTCTTTGCTCACGGCGCCTTAAAGGGACTGGCTGCTGATATGATGAAGATGGCAAATGACATCCGCTGGCTGTCCAGCGGCCCACGGTGCGGCCTTGGTGAGATCTTCATTCCGGAAAATGAACCTGGCAGCTCTATTATGCCTGGAAAAGTTAATCCGACCCAGTGTGAATCTGTTACCATGGTAGCAGTCCAGGTCATTGCCAATGATACAGCTGTAGGCATGGCGGCTTCCCAGGGCAATTTTGAGTTAAACGTGTTCATGCCGGTATGCATTTACAATTTCCTGCAGTCTGTACGTCTGCTTACTGACTCATTAAATTCCTTTAATGACCGGTGCGTAAGCGGTATCCGTGCAAACCGGGAAAAGATGGACGAAAACCTCCATCGTTCCCTGATGCTCGTTACCTGCTTAAATCCATATATTGGATATGAAAATGCAGCTAAAACAGCTAAAAAGGCTTATAAAGAGAATATATCCCTGAAAGAAGCCTGCGTAGAGCTGGGCTTTCTCACCGCTGATAAATTTGATGAGATCTTCCATCCGGAACAGATGGTGTAA
- a CDS encoding NADP-dependent malic enzyme: MDINQASLQMHYDLHGKIEVISRKKIETREDLSLAYTPGVAEPCRVIAKDYEQSFKLTRRSNLVAVITDGTAVLGLGDIGPAAGMPVMEGKCALFKEFADVDAFPLCIDSKDTDTIVQTIYLISKSFGGINLEDIAAPRCFEIERRLKEMCDIPVFHDDQHGTAIVVAAALLNAIKVTKKEMGKLRIVINGAGAAGIAIGKHLINMGFGNVIMCDINGIICEGDEGLNPGQEEISHISNLNHEHGKLADALKDADAFIGVSRPNLVTKEMVSTMNNGIVFAMANPTPEIMPDEALAGGAAVVGTGRSDFPNQINNVLVFPGVFKGALSVRAKEITELMKQRASYAIASMIPDEELTPENIIASPLNKGVADVVAKAVADTAIEEGIARI, translated from the coding sequence ATGGATATCAATCAGGCTTCCCTTCAGATGCATTATGACCTTCACGGAAAGATCGAGGTAATTTCCCGTAAAAAGATCGAGACCAGAGAAGATCTTTCCCTTGCTTACACACCAGGCGTTGCAGAACCATGCCGTGTGATCGCAAAAGATTACGAGCAGTCCTTTAAGCTGACCCGCCGTTCCAACCTGGTAGCTGTTATCACAGACGGAACCGCTGTTTTAGGTCTTGGCGATATTGGTCCTGCTGCCGGTATGCCGGTTATGGAAGGAAAATGCGCCCTGTTTAAAGAATTTGCTGACGTAGACGCATTCCCACTGTGCATCGACTCTAAAGACACCGATACTATCGTCCAGACCATTTACCTGATCTCCAAGAGCTTTGGCGGTATCAACTTAGAGGATATTGCAGCTCCAAGATGCTTTGAGATTGAGCGCCGCTTAAAGGAAATGTGCGACATTCCGGTATTCCATGATGACCAGCACGGAACTGCTATCGTTGTTGCAGCTGCTTTATTAAATGCGATCAAGGTAACAAAGAAAGAAATGGGTAAGTTAAGAATCGTAATCAATGGTGCCGGCGCTGCAGGTATCGCTATTGGCAAGCACCTGATCAACATGGGCTTTGGAAATGTGATCATGTGTGATATTAACGGCATCATCTGCGAAGGCGATGAAGGCTTAAATCCAGGTCAGGAGGAGATCTCCCATATCAGCAACTTAAATCATGAACACGGTAAACTAGCTGATGCATTAAAGGATGCTGACGCATTTATCGGAGTATCCCGTCCAAATCTGGTTACAAAGGAAATGGTTTCCACCATGAACAACGGTATCGTATTTGCCATGGCAAACCCAACTCCTGAGATCATGCCTGACGAGGCTTTAGCCGGCGGCGCTGCTGTTGTTGGTACCGGCCGTTCCGACTTCCCGAACCAGATCAACAATGTACTTGTATTCCCAGGTGTCTTTAAGGGCGCACTCTCTGTCCGTGCAAAAGAGATCACCGAATTAATGAAGCAGAGAGCTTCCTATGCAATTGCCAGCATGATCCCAGATGAGGAACTGACTCCTGAAAATATCATTGCTTCCCCGTTAAATAAAGGCGTTGCCGATGTAGTTGCAAAAGCTGTTGCTGATACTGCTATTGAGGAAGGCATCGCAAGAATCTAA
- the bsh gene encoding choloylglycine hydrolase, giving the protein MCTAATYKTRDFYMGRTLDYEFSYGDEITVTPRNYVFSLRHSKKLENHYAIIGMAHVSGDYPLYYDAMNEKGLGIAGLNFVGNATYKPVNLETSKKQITQFELIPFILGTCASLKEAKEALENMDLVDTPFSPQLPVGSLHWLIADETGSITVESVKEGLMIYDNPIGVLTNNPPFPQQMFQLNNYMHLSPKQPANTFAKGLSLNAYSRGMGALGLPGDLSSSSRFVRVSYVKMNSRCSGDELSSVSQFFHILGSVDQQRGCCEVADGKYEITLYTSCCNAAKGIYYYTTYDNHQISAVDMHKTDLDGRELARFTPVTTEQIHFMM; this is encoded by the coding sequence ATGTGTACAGCCGCAACCTACAAGACCAGAGACTTTTACATGGGGCGTACTCTGGATTATGAATTTTCCTATGGGGATGAGATCACGGTCACTCCCAGAAATTATGTATTTTCCCTGCGCCATAGCAAAAAACTTGAAAACCACTACGCTATCATAGGCATGGCTCATGTTTCAGGAGATTACCCTCTTTATTATGATGCCATGAATGAAAAGGGTCTTGGCATTGCAGGCCTGAATTTCGTTGGAAATGCAACATATAAACCTGTAAATCTGGAAACTTCCAAAAAACAGATCACGCAGTTTGAACTAATCCCATTTATACTGGGTACCTGTGCTTCTTTAAAAGAAGCGAAAGAAGCCCTGGAAAACATGGATCTGGTAGATACACCCTTCAGCCCCCAGCTTCCTGTAGGAAGTCTCCACTGGCTCATTGCCGATGAAACAGGCTCTATTACCGTCGAATCTGTAAAAGAAGGGCTGATGATCTATGACAATCCCATTGGCGTCCTCACCAACAATCCCCCTTTTCCACAGCAGATGTTCCAGTTAAACAACTATATGCACTTATCACCAAAACAGCCTGCAAATACATTTGCCAAAGGACTGTCTTTAAATGCCTACAGCCGTGGAATGGGCGCTTTAGGTCTTCCCGGAGACCTGTCCTCTTCCTCCCGTTTTGTCAGGGTTTCTTATGTAAAAATGAATTCCCGGTGCAGCGGGGACGAACTTTCAAGCGTCAGCCAGTTTTTCCATATTTTAGGTTCTGTGGATCAGCAGAGAGGCTGCTGCGAAGTAGCAGATGGGAAATATGAGATCACCCTTTATACTTCCTGCTGCAATGCTGCAAAGGGCATCTATTACTATACCACCTATGACAATCACCAGATCAGTGCTGTGGATATGCATAAGACTGACCTGGACGGACGGGAACTGGCCCGTTTCACACCAGTTACTACAGAACAGATCCATTTTATGATGTAA
- a CDS encoding Cof-type HAD-IIB family hydrolase, whose amino-acid sequence MDYKIIVLDLDGTLTNRDKIITPRTKEALMKAQEAGKIVVLASGRPTAGVEPLAKELELARFGSYILSYNGGMITNCKTGEVIFSSLLPVEANKKIMGLAKEYGVDFLTYEGEEIITNNDACIYAHKESKINHLTLRQVDDMEEHVNFPVAKFLLLDDGDYLATVEPKVKAAMGKNFAVYRSEPYFLEVLPKGIDKAQSLERLLQHLGMTKEEMIACGDGYNDLTMIQYAGLGVAMENAVLPVRKAADYITASNNEDGVGLVVEKFMLA is encoded by the coding sequence ATGGATTACAAGATCATCGTCCTGGATCTGGACGGAACACTGACAAATAGAGACAAGATCATCACACCAAGGACCAAAGAAGCCCTTATGAAAGCACAGGAAGCAGGCAAGATCGTGGTCCTGGCATCAGGCCGTCCAACAGCAGGAGTAGAACCTTTGGCAAAAGAACTGGAACTGGCCCGGTTTGGAAGCTATATTTTATCTTACAATGGCGGTATGATCACTAACTGCAAAACAGGAGAAGTGATTTTTTCCTCCCTGCTTCCGGTAGAAGCAAATAAAAAGATCATGGGTTTGGCAAAGGAATACGGAGTGGATTTCCTGACTTATGAGGGTGAGGAGATCATTACTAACAATGATGCCTGTATCTATGCTCACAAGGAGTCAAAGATCAATCACCTGACTCTGCGCCAGGTAGATGATATGGAAGAACATGTAAACTTTCCGGTAGCAAAATTCCTTCTGTTAGATGATGGGGATTATCTGGCGACTGTGGAGCCGAAGGTAAAGGCAGCTATGGGAAAGAACTTTGCGGTATACCGTTCAGAACCTTATTTTCTGGAGGTTCTTCCAAAAGGAATTGATAAAGCACAGTCTTTAGAGCGCCTGCTGCAGCATTTAGGCATGACAAAGGAAGAAATGATCGCCTGTGGGGACGGTTACAATGATCTGACCATGATCCAGTATGCCGGACTTGGGGTTGCCATGGAAAATGCAGTTCTTCCTGTAAGGAAAGCAGCTGACTATATTACTGCTTCCAACAATGAGGATGGTGTAGGTCTGGTAGTAGAGAAGTTCATGCTGGCTTAG
- a CDS encoding NrtA/SsuA/CpmA family ABC transporter substrate-binding protein: MKKWNLYAAAVLAAVGILGGCGAKNAEIQAQPQNAEASTQENTEAESTQAESTQANAAESKAETEKNGTLSVTYVKSPLNVPSIVEQDQEIFASVFGPMGYDIQYSDLTTGPEQTQALASGDIQFLNAVGATSVILSASNDADIKIMSIYSRSPKAFKLFAKDDSIKTAKDLKGKKVAGPKGTILHELLVAYLNNEGMTEDDIEFMAMGIPDAQAALAGGSVDAALLAGPTAYNMEKDGYYVVTDGEGLTEATIVTATSEKFYEEHPELVKAFLTAQKQVLDKMDADHAAAVADTAKATGLEEAAVEEMYGLYDFNMEIKDSDIEAMEKTEKFMEDTGMIENSVDVASLILDVK, from the coding sequence ATGAAAAAATGGAATCTTTATGCAGCAGCAGTGCTGGCAGCAGTGGGAATTTTAGGGGGCTGCGGAGCAAAAAATGCCGAAATCCAGGCACAGCCACAGAACGCGGAGGCAAGTACACAGGAAAATACAGAGGCAGAAAGTACACAAGCAGAAAGTACACAAGCAAACGCAGCAGAGTCCAAAGCAGAAACAGAGAAAAATGGCACTTTATCTGTGACCTATGTAAAATCCCCGTTAAATGTGCCAAGTATCGTAGAGCAGGATCAGGAGATCTTTGCCAGTGTATTTGGTCCAATGGGCTATGACATCCAGTATTCAGATCTGACTACAGGACCGGAGCAGACCCAGGCATTAGCTTCCGGGGACATCCAGTTTTTAAATGCAGTAGGCGCAACTTCTGTTATTTTATCTGCTTCCAATGATGCCGATATTAAGATCATGAGTATTTACAGCCGCTCTCCAAAGGCATTTAAGCTGTTTGCAAAGGATGACAGTATTAAAACGGCAAAAGACCTGAAGGGAAAGAAAGTAGCAGGTCCCAAAGGAACCATTTTACATGAACTGTTAGTTGCGTATTTAAACAATGAAGGAATGACAGAGGATGATATTGAATTTATGGCAATGGGAATCCCGGATGCACAGGCTGCTTTAGCTGGAGGAAGTGTAGATGCAGCTTTACTTGCAGGACCGACTGCCTACAATATGGAAAAAGACGGTTATTATGTAGTAACAGACGGTGAAGGCCTTACAGAGGCAACCATCGTTACTGCAACCAGTGAAAAATTCTACGAAGAACATCCGGAACTGGTAAAAGCTTTCCTTACTGCCCAGAAGCAGGTATTAGATAAAATGGATGCAGACCACGCAGCAGCAGTAGCAGATACTGCAAAAGCAACTGGTTTAGAGGAAGCAGCAGTAGAAGAAATGTATGGTCTTTATGATTTTAATATGGAGATCAAGGACAGCGATATTGAGGCCATGGAAAAAACAGAGAAGTTTATGGAAGATACCGGCATGATCGAAAATTCTGTAGATGTGGCATCATTGATCCTGGATGTGAAATAA
- a CDS encoding ABC transporter ATP-binding protein: MLRQFSTELDTEKITVILGRSGCGKTTLLRILAGLESLDGGEILFEKQEKLGVVFQEPRLMPWLTLEQNILFGADKKKYSKNQLKEREEGLLKLTGLEKFGNAYPDQLSGGMMQRAALGRALACDASYLLMDEPFAALDHFTRQTMQREFLRICVEERMGALFVTHSVDEALLLGDEILIMENGKVGRWFDIGKEMPYPRDLLSEEMINIKREIVKTLENKPAM, translated from the coding sequence GTGTTAAGGCAGTTTTCCACAGAGCTGGATACAGAAAAGATCACAGTGATACTTGGCCGCAGCGGCTGCGGAAAAACCACGCTGCTTCGCATTCTGGCAGGTCTTGAAAGCCTGGACGGGGGAGAGATCCTTTTTGAAAAACAGGAAAAGCTGGGAGTGGTCTTTCAGGAACCACGGCTGATGCCATGGCTGACGCTGGAGCAGAATATTTTGTTTGGAGCAGATAAAAAGAAATATTCTAAAAATCAGTTAAAGGAAAGGGAAGAAGGTCTCCTGAAGCTTACGGGCTTGGAAAAATTTGGAAATGCCTATCCAGATCAGCTGTCAGGCGGAATGATGCAGAGGGCAGCTTTAGGACGGGCGCTGGCCTGTGATGCCTCCTATCTGTTAATGGATGAACCATTTGCAGCCCTGGATCATTTTACAAGACAGACCATGCAAAGGGAGTTTTTACGGATCTGTGTAGAGGAAAGGATGGGGGCATTGTTTGTCACCCACAGCGTAGATGAGGCCCTGCTTTTAGGGGATGAGATCCTTATCATGGAAAATGGGAAAGTGGGAAGGTGGTTTGATATTGGGAAAGAAATGCCATATCCCAGAGACCTGTTATCGGAAGAAATGATCAATATCAAACGGGAGATCGTTAAAACACTGGAAAACAAGCCTGCAATGTAA
- a CDS encoding ABC transporter permease translates to MQKCGQEQEKGFQAFTALIKACIPTLVLLILWQLAFLSGKWSAYVLPGPGKVWSSFLTMLGNGTLFKHILVSFNRVLTGFSISFLCAFCLGMLAALKKDLEVYYGPYVEFMRNVPPISLIALLILWFGIGETSKIIIIVLASFFPMFMNIRKGLLSCDKKLLEVGKTCGLSKTASFFKIRLFWALPDILVGMRIGLGYSWRAIIGAEMIAAGKGLGYLILDAQQMSRSDKVIVGIFVIGLTGLLCDKVFLWIIKKCVRGGVENS, encoded by the coding sequence TTGCAAAAATGCGGACAGGAACAGGAAAAAGGCTTTCAGGCTTTTACAGCGTTGATAAAGGCCTGTATTCCGACACTGGTCCTTCTGATCCTCTGGCAGCTGGCATTTCTGTCAGGAAAATGGAGCGCTTATGTGCTTCCGGGGCCAGGAAAAGTATGGAGTTCTTTTTTGACCATGTTGGGAAATGGAACACTGTTTAAGCATATTTTAGTAAGTTTTAACCGCGTCCTTACTGGTTTTTCCATATCTTTTTTATGTGCTTTCTGTCTGGGAATGCTGGCGGCCCTGAAAAAAGATCTGGAAGTTTATTATGGTCCTTATGTGGAATTTATGAGGAATGTGCCGCCGATCAGCCTGATCGCTCTTTTGATCCTTTGGTTTGGTATTGGGGAAACGTCAAAGATCATCATTATTGTGCTTGCGTCCTTTTTTCCTATGTTTATGAACATCCGTAAAGGCCTTCTTTCCTGCGATAAAAAGCTTTTGGAAGTAGGAAAGACCTGTGGTCTGTCAAAAACAGCCAGTTTTTTTAAGATCAGGCTTTTCTGGGCGCTTCCGGATATCTTAGTGGGAATGCGGATTGGTCTTGGATACAGCTGGCGGGCTATTATCGGTGCAGAAATGATCGCAGCAGGAAAAGGCCTTGGATACCTGATCCTGGATGCCCAGCAGATGTCCCGTTCAGATAAAGTGATCGTAGGGATTTTTGTGATCGGCCTGACAGGTCTGCTTTGTGATAAAGTGTTTTTGTGGATCATCAAAAAATGTGTCAGGGGAGGTGTGGAAAATAGCTGA